From a region of the Alphaproteobacteria bacterium genome:
- the parE gene encoding DNA topoisomerase IV subunit B, translating to MADLFGNAAKAAQYTADDIEVLEGLEPVRRRPGMYIGGTDEKALHHLVAEVLDNAMDEAVAGFANRIEMDLAADGTLSISDNGRGIPIDKHPKYPTKSALEVILTMLHSGGKFTQKAYQTSGGLHGVGISVVNALSEHLEVEVARDKVLWRQKYSRGNPKSKLEKVGAAPNKRGTTVRFRPDLEIFGAKAKFKPALLYRLARSKAYLFRGVEIRWSCDESLLEGQKDIPATAIFHFPGGLEDYLKTSIEGRSTVTQNAFGGMADLPVKGGKVEWAVAWPDDGEDGFSHSYCNTIPTPQGGTHESGLRSALLRGLRAYGDLTGKKKISQVTSDDLLDGAVMLLSAFIPDPQFQGQTKEKLATAEAARWVDQVVKDHFDHWLTANPAESAKLIDAMIYKSDERLKRALAKEQSRKTPTRKLRLPGKLADCSRTEPEGTELFLVEGDSAGGSAKQARNRETQAILPLRGKILNVASATSEKMRANQELSDLILAMGCPMGKEFASDKMRYERIIIMTDADVDGAHIAALLMTFFYREIPQLIAGGHLFLAQPPLYRLMHGTKMFYARNDAHKDELLAKEFGKNAKVEVSRFKGLGEMQPAQLRDTTMDPKKRTLLRVVLPNAHDPDQRDDVKITEDLVEALMGKKPESRFKFIQENAHFAKELDV from the coding sequence ATGGCTGATTTATTCGGGAACGCGGCAAAGGCTGCACAATATACGGCAGATGATATTGAGGTTTTAGAAGGGCTTGAACCCGTACGCCGCCGCCCCGGCATGTATATTGGCGGCACGGATGAGAAAGCCCTGCACCATCTCGTGGCCGAAGTACTGGATAACGCGATGGACGAAGCCGTGGCCGGCTTTGCCAACCGCATCGAAATGGATTTGGCCGCCGATGGCACCTTAAGCATTAGCGATAACGGCCGCGGTATTCCAATTGATAAGCACCCCAAATACCCGACCAAATCAGCCTTGGAAGTTATTTTGACGATGCTGCATTCGGGCGGAAAGTTCACCCAAAAAGCCTATCAAACCTCCGGCGGGTTGCACGGTGTGGGCATTTCAGTTGTAAACGCACTCTCCGAACATCTGGAAGTGGAAGTTGCGCGTGACAAAGTGCTTTGGCGCCAGAAATACAGCCGCGGCAATCCAAAATCCAAACTCGAAAAAGTTGGCGCAGCGCCCAATAAACGCGGGACCACCGTACGTTTCCGCCCCGATTTGGAAATCTTCGGCGCAAAGGCAAAGTTTAAACCTGCCCTGCTCTACCGTCTTGCACGCTCAAAAGCCTATCTGTTCCGCGGCGTTGAAATCCGCTGGAGCTGTGATGAAAGCCTGCTGGAAGGCCAAAAGGATATTCCAGCAACCGCCATATTCCACTTCCCCGGCGGGTTGGAAGATTATTTAAAAACATCGATTGAAGGCCGCAGCACCGTTACGCAAAACGCGTTTGGTGGCATGGCCGATTTACCTGTCAAAGGCGGTAAGGTCGAATGGGCCGTAGCTTGGCCCGATGATGGCGAAGATGGTTTTTCGCATTCCTATTGCAATACCATTCCAACACCGCAAGGCGGTACGCATGAAAGCGGTTTGCGCAGCGCATTGCTGCGCGGCCTTCGCGCTTATGGCGATTTAACTGGCAAGAAAAAAATCTCCCAAGTCACCAGCGATGATTTGCTCGATGGCGCAGTTATGCTGCTTTCTGCCTTCATCCCAGACCCGCAATTCCAAGGCCAGACCAAGGAAAAGCTGGCAACGGCTGAAGCCGCACGCTGGGTTGATCAGGTTGTGAAAGACCATTTCGATCACTGGCTTACCGCAAATCCGGCGGAAAGCGCGAAGCTGATTGATGCGATGATTTATAAATCGGATGAGCGTTTGAAACGTGCGCTCGCCAAGGAACAATCACGCAAAACCCCAACACGCAAGTTGCGCTTGCCCGGTAAACTTGCAGATTGCAGCAGAACCGAACCTGAAGGAACCGAATTATTCCTCGTGGAAGGCGATAGCGCCGGCGGCTCAGCCAAGCAAGCGCGCAACCGTGAAACACAGGCGATTTTGCCTTTACGCGGCAAAATCTTGAACGTCGCCAGTGCGACATCCGAAAAAATGCGCGCCAATCAGGAACTCAGTGATTTGATTTTGGCGATGGGTTGCCCGATGGGTAAGGAATTCGCATCCGATAAAATGCGCTATGAACGCATCATTATCATGACCGACGCTGACGTGGACGGCGCGCATATTGCTGCATTGTTGATGACCTTCTTTTACCGCGAAATACCGCAATTGATTGCGGGCGGCCATTTATTTCTGGCACAACCACCACTTTACCGCCTGATGCACGGCACGAAGATGTTCTATGCGCGCAATGACGCGCATAAGGATGAATTGCTGGCAAAAGAATTCGGCAAGAATGCAAAGGTTGAGGTTAGCCGTTTTAAAGGTCTTGGTGAAATGCAGCCTGCGCAATTGCGCGATACCACCATGGACCCGAAGAAACGCACATTATTACGCGTGGTATTACCCAATGCCCACGACCCTGATCAACGCGATGATGTCAAGATCACCGAGGATCTGGTGGAAGCATTAATGGGCAAAAAACCCGAAAGCCGTTTCAAGTTTATTCAGGAAAACGCGCATTTTGCCAAGGAATTGGACGTTTAA
- a CDS encoding DUF3108 domain-containing protein — protein sequence MKLSSESVKLKFLALLFMCCLIGQAHAEALPNVKNLKLSYSVYLGGIHAMDGVVGFTKAAGTYKINLTTGTQGFLRHLAPWDAEISSKGRFVKAAVLRPSGSNVMTKWNNKPYNVGFAYNRNKIKALFNPPEGDGNNEHVPEEMKLGALDPLSGVLQVISNTTYNGECNQNVPIYDGHRRFDLTLSNSGEEDLDGEDYSVFTGTAQRCIVDFKMLAGSRKDREGSHFWQDGTDNNNNGKVNGRFGNSSRPPVYIFLGKVRDDLPEIPVRAETSTVFGGIVVHLTKVEGGGGKTLTIPD from the coding sequence ATGAAGCTGAGCTCTGAGTCTGTCAAACTGAAATTTTTAGCCTTATTATTCATGTGCTGCCTTATCGGGCAGGCGCACGCTGAAGCGCTGCCAAATGTTAAAAACCTGAAGCTTAGCTATAGCGTTTATTTGGGCGGGATTCATGCCATGGATGGGGTGGTGGGCTTTACCAAAGCGGCAGGTACTTACAAAATCAACCTGACGACTGGAACGCAAGGGTTCTTGCGCCATTTAGCGCCATGGGATGCGGAGATTTCATCCAAGGGACGTTTTGTAAAGGCGGCGGTGCTGCGTCCCAGTGGTAGCAATGTTATGACGAAGTGGAATAACAAGCCGTATAATGTGGGCTTTGCATATAACCGGAATAAGATAAAGGCATTGTTCAATCCCCCTGAAGGCGATGGCAATAACGAACATGTGCCGGAAGAAATGAAGCTTGGCGCATTGGACCCGTTAAGCGGGGTGCTGCAAGTGATTTCAAATACGACCTATAACGGTGAATGCAATCAAAATGTGCCGATTTACGATGGGCACCGCCGGTTTGATCTAACCTTAAGCAATAGCGGCGAAGAGGATTTGGACGGCGAAGATTATTCGGTGTTCACCGGCACAGCGCAGCGCTGCATTGTTGATTTCAAAATGCTGGCTGGTTCGCGCAAAGACCGCGAAGGTAGCCATTTCTGGCAAGACGGAACAGATAACAACAATAACGGCAAAGTAAATGGCCGTTTCGGTAATTCAAGCCGCCCGCCTGTCTATATCTTCCTTGGCAAGGTGCGCGATGATTTGCCGGAAATTCCAGTACGCGCTGAAACCAGCACGGTGTTTGGCGGTATTGTCGTGCACCTTACCAAGGTTGAAGGCGGCGGCGGAAAAACGCTGACCATCCCCGATTAA
- a CDS encoding helix-turn-helix domain-containing protein has translation MPHRKSGLGQRVRQLREERGWSQNDLAAQLPGVKQQSVDQLENGKVARPRFLPELATVLRTSVQWLLTGDGQPTVKRGHAGDTTIDAELLRDVMIAVEKVLAHNSTKIDEKHRAEMIAVLYDMMRNEEKATAEKMQQAASNIISYSKFLKRGGH, from the coding sequence ATGCCGCATAGGAAATCAGGGTTGGGTCAGCGCGTTCGCCAGCTACGCGAGGAGCGCGGGTGGAGCCAGAATGATCTGGCGGCGCAATTACCCGGTGTCAAACAGCAATCGGTTGATCAGTTGGAAAACGGCAAAGTGGCACGGCCACGTTTTTTACCGGAACTGGCCACCGTGCTGCGTACATCGGTGCAATGGCTGTTGACCGGCGATGGCCAGCCAACGGTTAAAAGGGGGCATGCCGGTGATACGACAATTGATGCAGAATTACTGCGCGATGTAATGATTGCTGTTGAAAAGGTGTTGGCACACAATTCAACCAAGATAGATGAAAAACACCGCGCGGAAATGATTGCAGTCCTTTATGACATGATGCGCAACGAAGAAAAAGCGACGGCTGAAAAGATGCAACAGGCCGCCAGCAACATTATCAGCTATAGTAAATTCCTCAAGCGCGGTGGACACTAG
- a CDS encoding HAD-IA family hydrolase, with protein MPHRFKAILFDLDGTIIDSAPDLCATMNILLAEENRRQIKLDEMKSCTGDGLKVMLEKAWRLTTDNGVEPLTPDRVPALMQRFLKIYEGIIAKPECIYPGMLEFLQTEFENGTKLAVVTNKHEAAARRILAQLKLADYFHIVIGGDTLRERKPHPMPILHVLHEFKIANDDAVMIGDSPNDALSARDAGIPSIILTYGYNHDWPADLKPAAYAIHVHDCRLALQLI; from the coding sequence ATGCCCCACCGCTTTAAAGCCATTCTTTTTGACCTTGATGGAACCATTATCGACAGTGCGCCCGATTTATGCGCGACAATGAATATCCTGCTAGCTGAAGAAAACCGCCGCCAAATCAAGCTGGATGAAATGAAATCCTGCACGGGGGATGGCTTAAAGGTCATGCTGGAGAAAGCATGGCGACTCACGACAGACAATGGGGTCGAACCACTCACCCCTGACCGTGTGCCTGCGTTGATGCAGCGATTCTTGAAGATTTACGAAGGGATTATCGCCAAACCTGAGTGTATTTATCCTGGCATGCTGGAGTTTCTGCAAACCGAATTTGAAAACGGCACAAAGCTGGCCGTGGTGACCAACAAACACGAAGCCGCCGCACGGCGCATTCTGGCGCAACTGAAGCTGGCGGACTATTTTCATATCGTTATTGGCGGCGATACGTTGCGTGAACGCAAGCCACATCCGATGCCAATTTTACATGTGCTGCATGAATTCAAAATTGCAAATGACGATGCCGTGATGATTGGCGATAGCCCGAATGACGCCCTATCCGCGCGCGACGCCGGCATTCCATCCATCATCCTGACCTATGGCTATAATCACGATTGGCCGGCAGATTTAAAACCGGCTGCTTATGCCATCCATGTGCATGATTGCAGACTGGCGTTACAACTAATTTGA
- the glmU gene encoding bifunctional UDP-N-acetylglucosamine diphosphorylase/glucosamine-1-phosphate N-acetyltransferase GlmU yields MSKAASLACIILAAGQGTRMRSTKAKVLHEVAGFPMITHVRRACEALIPYKIVGVIGPDAPEVGEAIAPHASVIQKERKGTAHAVLAAKDELRGFQGRVLVVYGDTPLLRPETLSALVGQAAPVSVLTFEPEDAAQYGRVFLSSEGLVEQIVEYADASAAQRANKLCNAGVMAFDSNVLWEILSEIKPQNAKGEFYLTDAVAIARAKGLACGYVKGEAEEVLGINSRVELASAEQIMQKRLRNALMVQGVTLINPDTVHLCADTRIAADVTIHPYVVFGASVVVDEGVDILSFSHLEGVRVKKGARIGPYARLRPGTVIGETAHIGNFVEIKKANIETGAKINHLTYVGDARVGARTNIGAGTITCNYDGFHKHHTDIGADVFVGSDTALVAPIKIGDRATIAAGSTITENVPEDSLAIARTKQTVKDGWAKRFRDKKGGK; encoded by the coding sequence ATGTCAAAAGCTGCTTCACTTGCCTGTATTATTCTCGCCGCTGGTCAAGGTACGCGTATGCGTTCCACAAAAGCCAAGGTACTGCATGAAGTTGCGGGCTTCCCGATGATTACGCATGTGCGCCGCGCGTGCGAAGCATTAATTCCATATAAGATTGTCGGCGTGATTGGTCCTGATGCGCCCGAAGTTGGCGAAGCAATTGCGCCGCATGCTTCCGTTATTCAAAAAGAGCGCAAAGGCACAGCGCATGCCGTGCTTGCTGCCAAAGATGAATTGCGTGGCTTCCAAGGCCGCGTCTTGGTGGTCTATGGCGATACGCCGTTGCTGCGCCCTGAAACTTTAAGCGCATTGGTTGGGCAGGCTGCGCCCGTTAGCGTCTTGACCTTTGAACCCGAAGATGCCGCGCAATATGGCCGCGTTTTTTTAAGCAGTGAAGGGTTGGTTGAACAGATTGTGGAATATGCTGATGCCAGCGCCGCGCAGCGCGCTAACAAACTGTGTAATGCAGGGGTGATGGCGTTTGATAGCAATGTGCTGTGGGAAATTCTTTCCGAAATCAAACCGCAAAACGCCAAAGGCGAATTTTATCTGACCGATGCAGTGGCGATTGCGCGGGCAAAGGGGTTGGCATGCGGTTACGTAAAAGGCGAAGCTGAAGAAGTGCTTGGTATTAATAGCCGTGTTGAACTTGCCAGCGCTGAGCAGATTATGCAAAAGCGTCTGCGCAACGCACTGATGGTACAGGGCGTGACGCTTATCAATCCTGATACCGTTCATCTATGCGCCGATACGCGCATCGCTGCGGATGTGACCATTCATCCCTATGTTGTATTCGGCGCATCTGTTGTGGTCGATGAAGGTGTTGACATTCTTTCCTTTAGTCATCTGGAAGGTGTGCGCGTTAAAAAGGGCGCGCGCATCGGGCCTTATGCGCGTTTGCGCCCCGGCACAGTGATAGGGGAAACCGCGCATATCGGCAATTTTGTTGAAATCAAGAAAGCCAATATCGAAACGGGCGCGAAAATTAATCACCTGACCTATGTGGGTGATGCGCGGGTGGGCGCGCGCACCAATATTGGCGCGGGTACAATTACTTGTAATTATGACGGGTTTCACAAACATCACACCGATATTGGCGCTGATGTATTTGTGGGCTCCGATACAGCACTTGTCGCGCCAATCAAAATCGGTGACCGCGCAACCATTGCCGCAGGCAGCACGATTACTGAAAATGTACCCGAAGATTCACTTGCGATTGCCCGCACCAAGCAAACCGTCAAGGACGGCTGGGCCAAACGCTTCCGCGATAAAAAAGGCGGCAAATAA
- the glmS gene encoding glutamine--fructose-6-phosphate transaminase (isomerizing) — protein MCGIVGVIANRPVASLVLEGLKRLEYRGYDSAGIATLSGATIERRRAQGKISNLDAKLQQEPLPGNIGIGHTRWATHGKPNETNAHPHATKRVAVVHNGIIENYKELRAELESKGCTFQSDTDTETIAHLLTLYIEEGMTPADATAKALKRLEGAFALALLFSGDEHLLIGARRGSPLAIGYGDGEMYLGSDALALAPLTNRITYLEEGDWAEIKRDSVVVHDASDAVVKRPIQQTSLSGAMIGKAGYRHFMLKEIFEQAGVIGDTLNSLVDPATGELQLPDLPFDWKDLSRITLIGCGTAHYAGVVAKYWFEQVAKLSVETDIASEFRYREGPMPKGGVMIVVSQSGETADTLAAIHYAKSQGQKILAIVNVLGSSMTRLADVVVPTLAGPEIGVASTKAFTTQLVVLAILALDCAMKRGALTKDEMAKHIKALREVPSDINAVVQQHEQIRELSQSLAEARDCIYLGRGLNYPIALEGALKLKEISYIHAEAYAAGELKHGPIALIDEDMPVVVLAPRDALFEKTASNIQEVMARGGKVIVFSHEEGVKSINPKPFWSMALPDVDSFVSPLLYAVPMQLLAYYTAMAKGTDIDQPRNLAKSVTVE, from the coding sequence ATGTGTGGAATTGTTGGTGTTATTGCAAACCGTCCTGTGGCCAGTCTTGTTCTGGAAGGGCTAAAGCGTCTTGAATATCGCGGCTATGACAGCGCAGGCATTGCGACCTTATCGGGCGCAACAATCGAACGCCGCCGCGCGCAGGGAAAAATCAGCAATCTTGATGCCAAGCTACAGCAGGAACCCTTGCCCGGAAATATCGGCATTGGCCATACGCGCTGGGCAACGCACGGTAAGCCAAACGAAACCAATGCACATCCGCATGCGACTAAACGCGTAGCGGTGGTGCATAACGGTATTATCGAAAATTACAAGGAACTGCGCGCCGAACTGGAAAGCAAAGGCTGCACGTTTCAAAGCGATACAGATACCGAAACTATCGCGCATCTTTTAACATTATATATTGAAGAAGGTATGACGCCCGCAGATGCAACCGCCAAAGCACTTAAACGGCTGGAAGGCGCATTTGCATTGGCATTGTTGTTTTCAGGCGATGAGCATTTATTGATTGGTGCACGCCGTGGCAGCCCGCTGGCAATTGGTTATGGTGATGGGGAAATGTATTTGGGTTCTGACGCGCTTGCGCTTGCGCCGCTTACCAACCGCATTACCTATCTGGAAGAAGGCGATTGGGCCGAGATTAAGCGCGATAGCGTTGTGGTGCATGATGCGAGTGATGCGGTGGTAAAACGCCCTATCCAGCAAACATCACTTTCCGGTGCGATGATTGGTAAGGCGGGCTATCGCCATTTCATGCTGAAAGAAATTTTTGAACAGGCGGGTGTGATAGGCGATACGCTGAATTCATTGGTTGACCCTGCAACGGGCGAATTGCAATTGCCTGATTTGCCATTTGATTGGAAAGATTTAAGCCGCATCACCCTTATTGGTTGCGGCACGGCGCATTATGCGGGCGTGGTTGCCAAATACTGGTTTGAACAAGTCGCTAAGCTGTCGGTTGAAACCGACATTGCATCCGAATTCCGTTACCGCGAAGGGCCGATGCCAAAGGGCGGCGTGATGATTGTAGTGTCGCAAAGCGGTGAAACAGCAGATACGCTTGCGGCTATTCATTATGCCAAATCACAAGGCCAGAAGATTTTAGCAATTGTGAATGTGCTTGGTTCATCCATGACGCGGCTTGCCGATGTGGTTGTTCCAACGCTGGCGGGCCCGGAAATTGGGGTTGCATCAACTAAAGCGTTTACAACGCAGCTTGTTGTATTGGCTATTCTGGCATTGGATTGCGCGATGAAACGCGGCGCCCTTACCAAAGATGAAATGGCAAAACATATAAAAGCGCTGCGTGAAGTACCAAGTGATATTAACGCGGTGGTGCAGCAGCACGAACAAATCCGTGAGCTGTCGCAGTCATTGGCCGAAGCGCGGGATTGCATTTATCTTGGGCGTGGCCTGAATTATCCCATCGCACTCGAAGGCGCATTAAAGCTTAAAGAAATTTCATATATTCACGCCGAAGCTTATGCAGCCGGTGAATTAAAGCATGGCCCCATTGCATTGATTGATGAAGATATGCCGGTGGTGGTGCTTGCGCCGCGCGATGCATTGTTCGAAAAGACCGCATCGAATATTCAGGAAGTCATGGCACGGGGCGGGAAGGTGATTGTGTTCTCACACGAAGAAGGCGTGAAATCAATTAATCCAAAGCCGTTCTGGAGCATGGCCTTGCCCGATGTCGATAGTTTTGTATCGCCATTACTCTATGCCGTACCGATGCAATTACTGGCGTATTATACTGCCATGGCAAAGGGAACGGATATTGACCAACCGCGTAATTTAGCGAAAAGCGTGACCGTTGAATAA
- a CDS encoding GFA family protein, producing the protein MHKGSCLCGAVAYELSGDIEQFYYCHCKRCRKSNGAAFNAVAPLPLNQFKIVKGEDKLKAFEYEGGADRYFCTQCGSALFSKRKAIPDMVRIRIGSLDTPISAKVSMHIYVGSKAEWYDICDNAPQFEERAS; encoded by the coding sequence ATGCATAAGGGAAGTTGCCTGTGCGGCGCTGTCGCCTATGAACTGAGCGGCGATATCGAACAATTTTATTACTGTCATTGCAAGCGTTGCCGCAAATCAAACGGCGCGGCATTTAATGCAGTAGCACCCTTGCCGCTTAACCAATTCAAGATTGTGAAGGGTGAAGATAAATTGAAAGCCTTTGAATATGAAGGCGGCGCAGACCGGTATTTTTGTACGCAGTGCGGCTCGGCACTATTCAGCAAACGCAAAGCAATACCGGATATGGTGCGCATCAGAATTGGATCGCTCGATACGCCCATTAGCGCCAAAGTTTCTATGCATATTTATGTCGGTTCGAAAGCCGAATGGTATGACATCTGCGATAACGCGCCGCAATTTGAAGAACGCGCGAGCTAG
- a CDS encoding DUF3147 family protein, with protein MFWIVTKYFLTAGVVVLISEAAKRSDKLGGFIAALPLITILTLIWLYIEKQPQEKIANHAYYTFWYVIPTLPMFLAFPLLLERFGFWPTLGLCVVLTMICFGLFSIILKQFGINLL; from the coding sequence ATGTTCTGGATAGTTACAAAATATTTTTTAACGGCTGGCGTTGTGGTACTCATCTCGGAAGCCGCTAAACGCAGCGATAAGCTTGGCGGGTTTATTGCCGCCTTGCCACTCATCACCATACTGACCTTGATCTGGTTATATATCGAAAAGCAGCCGCAGGAAAAAATCGCCAACCACGCCTATTATACGTTTTGGTATGTGATCCCCACCCTTCCCATGTTTTTGGCGTTCCCGTTGCTGCTTGAACGCTTCGGATTTTGGCCCACCCTTGGGTTATGCGTTGTGCTGACCATGATTTGCTTTGGCCTGTTCAGCATCATCCTCAAACAATTTGGAATTAATCTTTTGTAG
- a CDS encoding 3-deoxy-7-phosphoheptulonate synthase class II translates to MTQNSKWTPDSWKSKPDPQRTVYPSETALDSTVERLRNYPPLVFAGEARRLKASLAKVAAGEAFLLQGGDCAESFAEFHPNNIRDTFRVMLQMAVILTFGGVTPVVKVGRMAGQFAKPRSEATEKQGDVSLPSYKGDIINNIDFDAKGRAPDPERMVQAYNQSAATLNLLRAFAQGGYADLHKVHQWTLNFVDKSPVGERYRDLASRLDEALAFMGACGLTSESVPQLRETEFFTSHEALLLPYEQALTRVDSTSGDWYDVSAHMLWIGDRTRAPDGAHVEFLRGVKNPLGLKCGPSMQIDDLLKLIDILNPTNEAGRLTLIVRMGSDKVSEKLPALLRAVKKEGRTVVWASDPMHGNTVKTASGIKTRPFDRIMSEAKSFFTVCQAEGVHPGGVHLELTGRDVTECLGGSVAISESNLGDRYDTHCDPRLNASQGIELAFLFAEFLKAQRNNAKIKNVTERSA, encoded by the coding sequence ATGACCCAAAATTCGAAATGGACCCCAGATAGCTGGAAATCAAAGCCCGACCCGCAACGCACGGTATATCCAAGTGAAACAGCGCTGGATAGCACGGTTGAACGCTTGCGTAATTATCCCCCGCTGGTCTTTGCAGGTGAAGCGCGCCGTTTAAAGGCAAGCCTTGCCAAGGTTGCGGCAGGTGAAGCGTTTTTATTGCAAGGCGGCGATTGCGCCGAAAGCTTTGCTGAGTTCCATCCCAATAATATCCGCGATACCTTCCGCGTGATGTTACAGATGGCGGTCATTCTAACATTTGGTGGCGTTACGCCGGTGGTGAAGGTTGGCCGCATGGCCGGCCAGTTTGCCAAGCCGCGTTCTGAAGCCACTGAAAAGCAGGGCGATGTGTCCTTGCCAAGCTATAAGGGCGATATCATCAATAATATCGATTTCGATGCCAAAGGCCGTGCGCCGGACCCCGAACGTATGGTTCAGGCCTACAACCAATCAGCCGCCACGCTGAACCTGCTGCGTGCATTTGCGCAAGGGGGATATGCCGACCTGCACAAGGTTCACCAATGGACACTTAATTTTGTCGATAAAAGTCCGGTGGGTGAGCGTTACCGCGATTTGGCAAGCCGCCTTGATGAAGCGCTGGCATTCATGGGCGCATGTGGCCTGACATCTGAATCTGTGCCGCAGTTACGCGAAACAGAATTTTTTACATCGCATGAAGCATTGCTGTTGCCATATGAGCAAGCATTGACGCGCGTCGATAGTACCAGCGGCGATTGGTATGATGTTTCCGCGCATATGCTGTGGATTGGTGACCGCACACGTGCACCGGATGGCGCGCATGTGGAGTTTCTGCGCGGCGTTAAAAATCCGCTTGGCCTCAAATGCGGTCCATCCATGCAGATTGATGATCTGCTAAAACTCATTGATATCCTCAACCCCACCAATGAAGCAGGCCGCCTCACGCTGATTGTGCGCATGGGTTCGGACAAGGTTTCTGAAAAGCTTCCTGCATTATTGCGCGCAGTGAAGAAGGAAGGCCGCACGGTGGTGTGGGCCAGTGACCCCATGCATGGCAATACGGTCAAAACCGCGTCAGGTATCAAGACACGCCCGTTTGACCGCATTATGTCAGAAGCAAAAAGCTTCTTTACCGTCTGCCAAGCCGAAGGCGTACACCCCGGCGGCGTACATTTGGAATTAACGGGCCGTGATGTGACCGAATGTCTTGGCGGTTCGGTTGCCATTAGCGAAAGCAATCTGGGCGACCGGTACGATACCCATTGTGACCCGCGTTTGAATGCCAGCCAGGGAATTGAGTTGGCATTCCTTTTTGCCGAATTCCTGAAGGCGCAGCGCAACAACGCCAAAATCAAAAACGTAACCGAACGGTCAGCATGA
- a CDS encoding D-sedoheptulose 7-phosphate isomerase, translating into MKNLAAKAFAESAANFLKLQDLAGLIADVGMDCSDVLKKGGHLFFCGNGGSAADAQHIAAELVGRFLKERKPLAATALSCNTSTLTAVGNDYGYDVIFSRQIEGLAKKGDVLFAISTSGNSKNVVLAVMSAKSMGVKTIGLTGSKGGKLAELCDVCIKVPSDHTPRIQEMHIAVGHMVCEIIDEVYLAE; encoded by the coding sequence ATGAAAAATTTGGCTGCAAAGGCATTTGCAGAAAGCGCTGCCAACTTTTTAAAGCTTCAGGATTTGGCTGGATTGATTGCCGATGTGGGAATGGATTGCTCGGATGTATTGAAAAAGGGCGGCCATCTGTTTTTTTGTGGTAATGGCGGTTCTGCTGCTGATGCACAACACATTGCTGCTGAACTCGTTGGGCGTTTTTTAAAGGAACGCAAACCTCTGGCAGCCACTGCCTTATCCTGCAACACATCGACCTTAACGGCAGTCGGCAATGACTATGGGTATGATGTTATCTTCTCCCGCCAAATTGAAGGGCTTGCAAAAAAAGGTGACGTGTTGTTTGCCATTTCAACCAGCGGCAACAGCAAAAACGTGGTGTTGGCGGTGATGTCCGCCAAATCCATGGGTGTAAAAACGATTGGTCTTACTGGCAGCAAAGGCGGCAAGCTGGCTGAGCTATGCGATGTATGCATCAAAGTGCCATCCGACCACACGCCGCGCATTCAGGAAATGCACATTGCCGTTGGGCATATGGTATGTGAAATCATTGACGAAGTGTATCTTGCCGAATGA
- a CDS encoding HAD family hydrolase, with translation MKSQPAIFFDRDGVINTDIGYAYLPEHIKWVDGAMDAIKLANQRGYLVFVATNQSGVARGMYTESDVHHLHAWMQKECLEHGAVIHSFAFCPHHATEGQGAYRQACSCRKPSPGMLLSLAKANEIDMSRSMMIGDKDSDMQAAKAAGIAGHLYKGGNLKQFLAPLIT, from the coding sequence ATGAAGTCACAGCCTGCCATCTTTTTTGATAGAGACGGCGTAATTAATACCGATATCGGCTACGCCTATTTGCCCGAGCATATTAAGTGGGTGGATGGCGCCATGGATGCAATCAAGCTTGCCAATCAACGCGGCTATCTGGTGTTTGTGGCAACCAACCAATCCGGTGTTGCGCGTGGCATGTACACGGAAAGTGATGTTCATCACCTTCATGCATGGATGCAAAAAGAATGCCTTGAACATGGTGCGGTTATTCATAGTTTTGCGTTTTGCCCGCATCATGCAACCGAAGGGCAGGGCGCATACAGGCAAGCGTGCAGTTGCCGCAAGCCAAGCCCCGGTATGCTGCTTAGCCTTGCCAAGGCGAATGAAATTGATATGTCGCGCAGCATGATGATCGGTGATAAAGACAGCGATATGCAGGCGGCCAAGGCAGCAGGTATCGCCGGTCACCTCTATAAAGGTGGTAACCTCAAGCAATTCCTAGCGCCGCTTATTACATAA